In a genomic window of Vigna angularis cultivar LongXiaoDou No.4 chromosome 6, ASM1680809v1, whole genome shotgun sequence:
- the LOC108341090 gene encoding CBL-interacting serine/threonine-protein kinase 10: MESKPNILMQRYELGRLLGQGTFGKVYYGRSAITNQSVAIKMIDKDKIMRTGQVEQIRREISVMRLTRHPNIIQLFEVMANKSKIYFVMEYAKGGELFNKVAKGKLKEDVAHKYFKQLINAVDYCHSRGVFHRDIKPENILLDENGNLKVSDFGLSALVESKRQDGLLHTPCGTPAYVAPEVIKRKGYDGTKADIWSCGIVLFVLLAGYLPFHDPNLIEMYRKISKAELKCPNWFPPDVCKLLGMMLDPNPDTRIPISIIREHCWFKKEPNVKNKRPVVENNTVSSSGTVLPDQTDCCDGLAAEANGESVAPLSINAFDIISRSPGFDLSRFFDDSFRIKEARFSSRLPANVIISKLEDIAKQLRMKIKKKAAGLLKLEGLEEGRKGVLTIDAEIFEVTPCFHLVEVKKSNGDTLEYQKILKEDIRPALQDIVWVWQSDQQLQSQPSEQELQQTDDQQQQQSQS; the protein is encoded by the coding sequence ATGGAGAGTAAACCAAATATCTTAATGCAAAGATATGAGTTAGGAAGATTACTCGGTCAGGGAACCTTTGGAAAAGTTTACTATGGTAGAAGTGCAATAACTAACCAGAGTGTGGCTATTAAAATGATTGACAAAGATAAGATTATGAGAACGGGGCAAGTTGAACAAATCAGGCGTGAAATATCTGTTATGAGATTGACTAGACACCCCAATATTATTCAGCTGTTTGAGGTTATGGCTAACAAGAGTaagatttattttgttatgGAGTATGCCAAAGGTGGTGAGCTCTTCAACAAGGTGGCCAAAGGAAAACTGAAGGAAGATGTGGCACACAAGTATTTTAAGCAGCTAATTAATGCTGTGGATTATTGTCACAGTAGAGGTGTGTTCCACAGAGACATAAAGCCTGAGAACATTCTATTGGATGAAAATGGAAATCTAAAGGTCTCTGATTTCGGATTAAGTGCTCTTGTTGAATCCAAGAGGCAAGATGGTTTACTACATACCCCTTGTGGCACACCTGCTTATGTTGCTCCTGAAGTCATTAAAAGGAAGGGATATGATGGCACAAAAGCTGATATATGGTCTTGTGGAATAGTTCTGTTTGTCTTGTTAGCAGGTTATCTCCCTTTTCATGACCCAAATTTGATAGAGATGTATAGGAAGATAAGCAAAGCAGAATTAAAATGCCCTAATTGGTTCCCACCTGATGTATGCAAGCTATTGGGCATGATGTTGGATCCAAATCCTGACACTAGGATTCCCATATCTATCATTAGGGAACATTGTTGGTTTAAGAAAGAACCTAACGTTAAAAACAAAAGACCTGTAGTGGAAAACAATACTGTCTCTTCTTCAGGTACTGTTCTTCCTGATCAAACTGATTGCTGTGATGGTTTAGCAGCAGAAGCAAACGGAGAGTCAGTTGCTCCCTTAAGTATAAATGCCTTTGATATTATCTCCCGTTCTCCGGGTTTTGATCTTTCTAGATTCTTTGATGACAGTTTCCGGATAAAGGAAGCAAGATTTAGTTCAAGGTTACCTGCAAATGTCATCATCTCCAAGCTGGAAGACATTGCTAAGCAACTGaggatgaaaataaagaaaaaggctGCGGGTTTGTTGAAATTAGAGGGCTTGGAGGAAGGTAGGAAGGGGGTTTTAACCATTGATGCAGAGATCTTTGAAGTTACACCTTGTTTCCATTTGGTGGAGgtaaaaaaatcaaatggaGACACATTGGAGTATCAGAAAATATTGAAAGAGGATATCAGGCCTGCTCTTCAGGACATTGTTTGGGTCTGGCAAAGTGACCAACAACTGCAATCACAACCGTCAGAGCAAGAACTGCAACAGACAGATGATCAGCAGCAACAACAATCACAGTCATAG
- the LOC108343069 gene encoding uncharacterized protein LOC108343069 codes for MRKRRVASVTAAAEEETLQNHGNNPNEKENSEGNGFFACYLLTSLSPRYKGHTYIGFTVNPRRRIRQHNGEIRCGAYRTKKRRPWEMVLCIYGFPTNVSALQFEWAWQHPVESLAVRKAAVEFKSLSGIASKIKLAYTMLTLPSWQSMNITVNFFSTKYMKHCGGCPSLPAHMKTKTGSLDELPCYSIYGLSENEDDNVDDVEFDDDNNNTSASGSVPDVSDDLDSPDSPKNQIHGEKISEAFEWIKESEVPEASSNSLSSQEQRLPISSTTPLTMKSSSSTTTTTTLLQRVEIIEEADFMNVVNKSDSGLIEPAQSDAALAANTNRTVVRTFVVPHEAEIVDLSTPSPSCRSVLDRKKRRVSSSVTDFIDLTNSPNFVQL; via the exons atgcGGAAGAGAAGGGTTGCATCTGTGACAGCAGCAGCAGAAGAAGAAACTTTGCAAAACCATGGCAATAACCCAAACGAAAAAGAGAATAGTGAAGGAAATGGGTTCTTTGCTTGCTACCTTTTAACCTCTCTCAGCCCTCGCTACAAAGGCCACACATACATCgg ATTTACGGTGAATCCAAGGCGCCGGATCAGGCAACATAATGGGGAAATTCGGTGTGGAGCTTATAGAACGAAGAAGAGGAGGCCATGGGAGATGGTTTTATGTATATATGGCTTCCCAACAAATGTCTCTGCTCTTCAG TTTGAATGGGCTTGGCAGCACCCTGTTGAATCGTTGGCTGTAAGGAAAGCAGCAGTGGAATTTAAATCCCTCTCAGGAATTGCCAGCAAGATTAAACTTGCATACACAATGCTCACCCTTCCATCATGGCAAAG CATGAATATCACTGTGAACTTCTTCTCCACTAAGTACATGAAACACTGTGGTGGTTGTCCGAGCTTGCCAGCGCACATGAAGACCAAAACTGGCTCACTGGATGAACTTCCATGCTATAGTATCTATGGTTTGTCAGAGAATGAAGATGATAATGTTGATGATGTAGaatttgatgatgataataataatactagTGCTAGTGGTTCTGTTCCAGATGTGAGTGATGACTTAGACTCTCCTGATTCACCAAAAAATCAAATCCACGGGGAGAAGATTAGTGAAGCATTTGAGTGGATTAAAGAATCTGAAGTCCCAGAAGCATCAAGTAATTCATTGTCTTCACAAGAGCAGCGCCTACCGATTAGTTCTACAACACCACTGACGATgaaatcatcatcatcaacaacaacaactacTACTTTATTACAAAGAGTAGAGATCATTGAAGAAGCTGATTTTATGAATGTGGTCAATAAAAGCGATTCTGGTTTGATTGAACCAGCACAATCGGATGCTGCATTGGCAGCCAATACAAATCGAACTGTTGTCAGGACATTTGTTGTGCCTCATGAAGCTGAGATTGTTGATTTGTCCACCCCTTCTCCTAGTTGCAGAAGTGTTCTGGACAGGAAAAAGAGAAGAGTTTCTTCATCTGTTACTGATTTTATTGACTTAACAAACTCCCCTAACTTTGTTCAGTTGTAA
- the LOC108343068 gene encoding uncharacterized protein LOC108343068: MPSEDSLRQKLKKRTKHVVSIPRNSLRTKKDEISFERNGFFGRGNETEGKLKKRVNFKGKHLSEEIEERGQLRILDSSGKKKGVYAKEGRDKNGKLEKGVATSKKRTLFEKGEKKVKHGPVEGNTDHRTMWVPGKLRNVGSKVKRLTHTMKERKQNVVLATAKPKVRGKEEGKMGFFGEDDLRNGLVKRSREKKSELGKRKSNDVVSPSSFVHKKARDKMGLDHDDAETLDERPKKKKRVIKLDPYDISNKRLDDGIGVNGGEEEKEKEKEPEKEPKMSKNAQFRGIQPSPSILSFVEKNLLGRRRTIDLRRAGYNIDLSAPLDNIPFSSSSEREKIEENVFRNKLEFFASAKVSSSFPPPSLPEIAFAGRSNVGKSSLLNALTRQWGVVRTSEKPGLTQTINFFKMGTKLCLVDLPGYGFAYAKEEVKESWEELVKEYVSTRAGLKRVCLLIDTKWGMKPRDHELIELMERSKTKYQIVLTKTDVVFPIDVARRAMQIEDSLLQNKSVVKPLMMVSSKSGAGIRSLRTALANITRFAKRL, encoded by the exons ATGCCTTCTGAGGACAGTTTAAGACAGAAGCTTAAAAAGAGGACTAAACATGTAGTAAGCATTCCAAGAAACTCTTTGAGAACTAAGAAGGATGAAATTTCTTTTGAGAGAAATGGGTTTTTTGGCAGAGGAAACGAGACCGAGGGAAAGTTGAAGAAAAGGGTGAACTTCAAGGGAAAGCATTTAAGTGAAGAAATTGAGGAGAGAGGGCAGTTGAGGATTTTAGATTCTTCTGGGAAGAAGAAAGGGGTATATGCGAAGGAGGGGAGGGATAAAAATGGGAAGTTAGAGAAGGGTGTGGCGACATCCAAGAAGAGAACTTTATTTGAGAAAGGTGAGAAGAAAGTGAAACATGGTCCTGTTGAAGGGAACACTGACCATCGTACAATGTGGGTTCCTGGTAAGTTAAGGAATGTTGGTTCCAAGGTGAAGCGTTTGACTCACACGATGAAGGAAAGGAAGCAAAATGTCGTTTTGGCTACTGCTAAACCGAAAGTCAGGGGAAAGGAGGAGGGTAAAATGGGATTTTTTGGGGAAGATGATCTACGAAATGGTTTGGTGAAGAGAAGTAGAGAGAAGAAATCTGAATTGggcaaaagaaaaagtaatgaCGTTGTGTCTCCTTCAAGTTTTGTCCATAAAAAAGCCAGAGATAAAATGGGATTGGACCATGATGATGCTGAGACACTAGATGAGCgcccaaagaagaagaaaagggtgaTAAAACTTGATCCTTATGATATCTCAAACAAGAGGCTAGATGATGGCATTGGGGTTAATG GAGGTGAAGaggagaaggaaaaggagaaagagCCTGAGAAAGAACCTAAAATGTCCAAGAATGCCCAGTTTCGTGGAATTCAGCCCAGCCCTTCAATACTTTCCTTTgtggaaaaaaat CTTTTGGGTAGGAGGCGCACCATTGACCTAAGAAGGGCAGGTTACAATATAGATCTTTCTGCACCGTTAGATAATATTCCCTTCTCTAGCAGTTCAGAACGagagaaaatagaagaaaat GTATTTAGGAATAAATTGGAATTTTTTGCTTCGGCAAAGGTCTCATCATCATTTCCACCTCCTAGTCTTCCAGAGATTGCATTTGCTG GTAGGTCAAATGTCGGGAAGTCATCACTTCTTAATGCCCTCACTAGACAGTGGGGAGTTGTGCGGACATCAGAGAAGCCTGGCCTTACTCAG ACAATTAACTTCTTCAAGATGGGAACAAAACTCTGCTTAGTTGATTTGCCAGGATACGGATTTGCTTATGCAAAAGAAGAAGTGAAAGAATCTTGGGAGGAGCTT GTGAAGGAGTATGTTTCCACAAGAGCTGGCCTCAAACGAGTATGCCTTCTGATTGATACAAAGTGGGGTATGAAGCCAAGAGATCATGAACTAATTGAATTAATGGAAAG ATCAAAAACTAAATATCAGATTGTATTAACCAAGACAGATGTGGTCTTTCCAATTGACGTGGCTCGACGAGCCATGCAAATTGAAGAT AGTCTGTTGCAGAACAAGTCTGTTGTTAAGCCTCTG ATGATGGTAAGCTCAAAATCTGGAGCAGGAATCCGAAGCTTGAGAACTGCTCTTGCCAACATTACTCGATTTGCCAAAAGATTGTAA